One window of the Thermasporomyces composti genome contains the following:
- a CDS encoding PspC domain-containing protein: protein MGEKAQRHEEAPIFTDPSVGNRARTPSAASGARPRCVRRSEGKVLGGVAGGLADHLGLQPLHVRLGFVALTTLTGFGLFLYAALWIVLPQDTVLATAGQPAGVAAATRSRMRTDQPRRARGQDRGQLLSIVILGAGALMMFPRVVGISAQVFWPLIVGGLGLALVWRQADESQRARWTSSAPPRWKWLWPLFSTGGRIMVLRTVVGLALVVVALSWGLSFVGGVDEVNAALLSVIGAIIGVGLIIAPWVWRLLDDLSEERRERIRSQERADMAAHLHDSVLQTLALIQKQAHDPRAVVRLARAQERDLRQWLYGDQDDADTTLRSALRKAAAEVEDRHGVPVELVVVGDAPLDPALTAVLRAAGEAMVNAAKHSGAPKIDVYAEVEPDLVEVFVRDRGVGFDPDKVGEDRLGVRRSIIERMERHGGKAEIRSSPGNGTEVRIAVERRPGQP, encoded by the coding sequence GTGGGCGAAAAGGCCCAGCGTCACGAGGAGGCCCCCATCTTCACCGATCCGAGCGTCGGGAACCGCGCCAGGACGCCGAGCGCGGCGTCGGGCGCGCGCCCCCGCTGTGTTCGGCGGAGCGAGGGCAAGGTCCTCGGTGGAGTGGCCGGAGGCCTGGCGGATCACCTCGGCCTGCAGCCCTTGCACGTGCGGCTCGGGTTCGTCGCGCTCACCACGCTCACCGGTTTCGGCCTCTTCCTGTACGCCGCGCTCTGGATCGTCCTGCCGCAGGACACCGTGCTCGCCACGGCTGGGCAGCCGGCTGGGGTGGCCGCCGCGACTCGCAGCCGGATGCGGACTGACCAGCCGCGGCGCGCGCGAGGCCAAGACCGGGGACAGCTGCTCTCGATCGTCATCCTCGGCGCCGGCGCCCTCATGATGTTCCCGCGTGTGGTCGGCATCTCCGCGCAGGTGTTCTGGCCGCTCATCGTGGGCGGTCTCGGGCTGGCGCTCGTGTGGCGGCAGGCCGACGAGTCGCAGCGCGCCCGCTGGACGTCCTCGGCGCCGCCGCGGTGGAAGTGGCTCTGGCCGCTGTTCAGCACCGGCGGCCGGATCATGGTCCTGCGGACCGTCGTGGGCCTGGCGCTGGTGGTCGTCGCGCTGTCGTGGGGCCTGTCCTTCGTCGGGGGCGTCGACGAGGTCAACGCGGCGCTGCTCTCGGTGATCGGAGCGATCATCGGCGTCGGTTTGATCATCGCTCCGTGGGTGTGGCGGCTCCTGGACGACCTGTCCGAGGAACGTCGCGAGCGGATCCGCTCCCAGGAGCGCGCTGACATGGCGGCGCACCTCCACGACTCGGTCCTGCAGACGTTGGCGCTCATCCAGAAGCAGGCGCACGACCCGCGGGCGGTCGTGCGGCTGGCCCGTGCCCAGGAGCGGGACCTCCGGCAGTGGCTGTACGGCGACCAGGACGACGCCGACACGACCCTGCGCAGCGCCTTGCGGAAGGCGGCCGCCGAGGTCGAGGACCGGCACGGGGTGCCGGTGGAGCTCGTCGTGGTCGGGGACGCGCCGTTGGATCCCGCCCTGACCGCGGTCCTCCGGGCGGCCGGGGAGGCGATGGTCAACGCGGCCAAGCACTCCGGCGCGCCGAAGATCGACGTCTACGCCGAGGTGGAGCCGGACCTGGTGGAGGTCTTCGTGCGCGACCGCGGTGTGGGCTTCGACCCGGACAAGGTGGGCGAGGACCGGCTCGGCGTCCGTCGCAGCATCATCGAGCGGATGGAGCGCCACGGCGGCAAGGCGGAGATTCGGAGCAGCCCGGGGAACGGCACCGAGGTCAGGATCGCGGTCGAGCGGAGACCCGGGCAGCCGTGA
- a CDS encoding bifunctional helix-turn-helix transcriptional regulator/GNAT family N-acetyltransferase has translation MSVVDRVREFNRFYTNVIGLLGAGLLKTPYSLTEARVLFELGTRGTVSTSTLREVLGLDPGYLSRILAKFAEEGLITRERSSEDARRQIVTLTDKGRDAFQTLDARSAADIETMLTPLTPAQRERLVASMGTIRELLEPKGAPRSYVIRPPRPGDYGWVVWRHGTLYSEEYGWGTAFEGMVARIVADYLEHHDPRREAAWIAEFAGEPVGCVFCVRKDDETAQLRLLLVEPAARGMGIGRRLVDECLDFARRAGYRRMTLDTRNVLVSARRIYDAAGFRLVEEHPAEDNGRPVVEQVLTREL, from the coding sequence ATGAGCGTCGTGGACAGGGTCCGTGAGTTCAACCGCTTCTACACGAATGTGATCGGCCTGCTCGGGGCCGGACTACTCAAGACGCCCTACTCGCTCACCGAGGCGAGAGTGCTGTTCGAGCTCGGGACACGCGGCACGGTGAGCACGAGCACGCTCCGGGAGGTGCTCGGTCTCGATCCCGGCTACCTGAGCCGTATCCTCGCCAAGTTCGCCGAGGAAGGGCTCATCACCAGGGAGAGGTCCTCGGAGGACGCTCGCCGGCAGATCGTCACGCTCACCGACAAGGGTCGCGACGCGTTCCAAACGCTCGACGCGCGCTCGGCGGCGGACATCGAGACGATGCTCACCCCGCTCACGCCGGCCCAGCGCGAACGGCTCGTGGCGAGCATGGGCACCATCCGGGAGCTGCTCGAACCGAAGGGCGCCCCGCGGTCGTACGTGATCAGGCCACCGCGTCCGGGCGACTACGGCTGGGTGGTCTGGCGGCACGGCACGCTCTACAGCGAGGAGTACGGCTGGGGGACCGCGTTCGAGGGGATGGTCGCCCGGATCGTCGCCGACTACCTGGAACACCACGATCCGCGTCGGGAGGCGGCCTGGATCGCGGAGTTCGCCGGCGAGCCGGTCGGCTGCGTCTTCTGCGTCCGCAAGGACGACGAGACGGCGCAGCTTCGGCTGCTGCTCGTCGAGCCCGCCGCTCGCGGCATGGGCATCGGGCGACGGCTCGTGGACGAGTGCCTGGACTTCGCGAGGCGGGCCGGGTACCGGCGGATGACGCTCGACACCCGGAACGTCCTGGTGAGCGCTCGCCGGATATACGACGCCGCTGGGTTCCGGCTCGTCGAGGAGCACCCGGCCGAGGACAACGGCAGGCCCGTCGTCGAGCAGGTCCTCACGCGAGAGCTGTGA
- a CDS encoding PspC domain-containing protein produces the protein MNDTTVKKLVRTKNDRMIAGVCGGLARYAGLDPVLVRLLMVGLVLFGGSGVLLYLAGWIIIPEEETPL, from the coding sequence ATGAACGACACCACGGTGAAGAAGCTCGTCCGGACCAAGAACGACCGCATGATCGCCGGTGTGTGCGGCGGCCTCGCCCGGTACGCCGGCCTGGACCCCGTGCTCGTCCGCCTCCTGATGGTGGGGCTGGTGCTCTTCGGCGGCTCCGGCGTCCTGCTCTACCTCGCCGGCTGGATCATCATCCCCGAGGAGGAGACACCGCTCTGA
- a CDS encoding response regulator, translated as MTTNDSNRPRVVLVDDHAVFRTGVRTEIGSAVDIVGEAGDVDGAVRTILETKPDVVLLDVHLPGGGGTEVCRRVLATEPQIRFLALSVSDAPEDVIGVIRAGARGYVTKTITGDEIIDAVRRVAEGDAVFSPRLAGFVLDAFAGAVDPGSIDEELDRLTQREREVLRLIARGYAYKEVAKELFISVKTVETHVSSVLRKLQLSNRYELTRWATDRRLV; from the coding sequence GTGACGACGAACGACAGCAACCGGCCCCGTGTCGTCCTCGTGGACGACCACGCGGTGTTCCGGACCGGAGTTCGCACCGAGATCGGCTCGGCGGTCGACATCGTGGGCGAGGCGGGCGATGTCGACGGCGCCGTTCGCACGATCCTGGAGACCAAGCCGGACGTCGTCCTGCTCGACGTGCACCTCCCGGGAGGCGGCGGGACGGAAGTGTGCCGGCGCGTGCTGGCGACCGAGCCCCAGATCCGCTTCCTGGCGCTGAGTGTGTCCGACGCCCCGGAGGACGTGATCGGCGTGATCCGCGCGGGCGCACGGGGTTACGTCACGAAGACCATCACCGGAGACGAGATCATCGACGCGGTGCGTCGAGTCGCGGAGGGCGACGCCGTGTTCTCGCCGCGACTGGCCGGCTTCGTCCTGGACGCGTTCGCGGGCGCGGTGGACCCGGGCAGTATCGACGAGGAGCTCGACCGGCTCACCCAGCGTGAGCGGGAGGTGTTGCGCCTGATCGCGCGTGGCTATGCCTACAAGGAAGTCGCCAAGGAGCTGTTCATCTCGGTGAAGACCGTCGAGACGCACGTGTCGTCGGTGCTGCGCAAGCTCCAGCTGTCCAACCGCTACGAGCTCACCCGCTGGGCGACCGACCGCCGCCTGGTGTGA
- a CDS encoding PspC domain-containing protein, whose amino-acid sequence MPETMPPADDADQGRPGGAGPEQSGSHHGAPHPGGTGPGGAGADASAGGAGDGDPRAHSSAGAHHIPGSPLLAEVRSLRRARDGRVVAGVCAGIGQRLNIDPVVLRVLVVALAIFGGPGLLLYGAGWLLLPEEGEELSILERQLGRRRDGSPDRVVFIAGLIVLGVVLLTLPWWGPPWNVPILLFLTILGLLYLLRRNAQPGPDAQPGPDAQPGGTPSAGLFADAPTQPLRSPTWPFAPGSSAGPDQASPDQASPDQASPDQTSTVREEAERTHATSAGPGSETSAAGDVTARLETAAESKDTAGTRSDERAAIDLNPTLPLSPTGSWRDLPPAPPSFWDQPDPLGLEDEPAPEPSTQPVRRPRRPWLFVGTMSATLALIGFLGFLELVGGATIPAAGYVAAALAVVGAGLIVGAWIGRSLALVAVGVLLSLALVPLTVASHWSASTVNVVLRPTTVEQIQPRYDYGAGHLVLDLRDVAFDEDTVARTTISLGAGEVVVLVPADLDVRFSGDVGVGRILPFAPEGLRRGRPDHEVSGFGASVMRLDTGYDGVGGGTLELTIDVGMGNVELRRD is encoded by the coding sequence ATGCCCGAGACCATGCCACCCGCCGACGACGCCGACCAGGGGCGTCCCGGCGGTGCCGGCCCCGAGCAGAGCGGATCCCACCACGGTGCCCCCCACCCCGGTGGCACGGGTCCGGGTGGTGCGGGTGCCGACGCGAGTGCGGGTGGCGCGGGTGACGGTGACCCGCGAGCGCACAGCTCAGCCGGCGCACACCACATCCCGGGGTCGCCGCTGCTGGCGGAAGTGCGGAGTCTGCGCCGGGCCCGAGACGGCCGCGTCGTCGCCGGCGTGTGCGCCGGAATCGGGCAGCGGCTGAACATCGACCCGGTCGTGCTCCGGGTCCTCGTCGTCGCCCTCGCGATCTTCGGTGGGCCGGGTTTGCTGCTCTACGGGGCAGGGTGGCTGTTGCTCCCCGAGGAAGGAGAAGAGCTGTCCATCCTCGAACGGCAGCTCGGCCGGCGCCGCGACGGCAGCCCCGACAGGGTCGTCTTCATCGCCGGGCTGATCGTCCTCGGCGTGGTGCTGCTGACGCTCCCGTGGTGGGGACCGCCGTGGAACGTCCCGATCCTCCTGTTCCTCACCATCCTCGGCCTGCTCTACCTCCTCCGTCGCAACGCCCAGCCCGGCCCGGACGCTCAGCCCGGCCCGGACGCTCAGCCCGGTGGAACGCCTTCCGCGGGACTCTTCGCCGACGCGCCCACCCAGCCGCTGCGGTCGCCCACCTGGCCCTTCGCGCCGGGATCGAGCGCTGGGCCAGATCAGGCGAGCCCAGATCAGGCGAGCCCAGATCAGGCGAGCCCAGATCAGACGAGCACGGTGCGCGAGGAGGCGGAGCGAACCCACGCGACGTCCGCGGGGCCCGGGTCGGAGACCAGCGCGGCGGGCGATGTCACGGCGAGACTGGAGACCGCCGCCGAGTCCAAGGACACGGCGGGGACGAGGTCCGATGAGCGGGCGGCGATCGATCTCAACCCCACGCTCCCGCTCTCCCCGACCGGCTCGTGGCGCGACCTCCCGCCGGCACCGCCATCCTTCTGGGACCAGCCGGACCCGCTCGGCCTGGAGGACGAGCCCGCACCAGAGCCCTCGACGCAGCCGGTCCGGCGACCACGCCGACCGTGGCTGTTCGTCGGGACGATGTCGGCCACGCTGGCGTTGATCGGCTTCCTCGGCTTCCTGGAGCTCGTGGGAGGCGCCACCATCCCGGCCGCCGGCTACGTCGCGGCGGCCCTGGCGGTCGTCGGCGCCGGACTCATCGTGGGCGCCTGGATCGGTCGGTCACTCGCCTTGGTGGCGGTCGGTGTGCTCCTGTCACTCGCGCTGGTTCCGCTGACCGTCGCCAGCCACTGGTCGGCCAGCACGGTGAACGTCGTCCTCCGCCCGACCACCGTGGAGCAGATCCAACCGCGCTACGACTACGGCGCCGGCCACCTCGTCCTCGACCTGCGCGACGTCGCCTTCGACGAGGACACCGTGGCGCGCACCACGATCAGCCTCGGCGCCGGTGAGGTCGTGGTGTTGGTACCAGCCGACCTCGACGTCCGCTTCTCGGGCGACGTCGGCGTGGGTCGGATCCTGCCGTTCGCGCCGGAAGGCTTGCGCCGCGGTCGTCCCGACCACGAGGTCTCCGGCTTCGGCGCCTCGGTCATGCGGCTCGATACGGGGTACGACGGGGTCGGCGGTGGAACGTTGGAGCTCACCATCGACGTCGGCATGGGAAACGTGGAGCTGAGACGTGATTAG
- a CDS encoding polysaccharide deacetylase family protein has translation MPRGEERADRSATRVAEEGEKVLFFTFDDGPSEYTPKVLDVLAKHDAHATFFLVGEQVREYPELVERIRAEGHTIGNHTLAHKSLPHLSSEEVRAAVKGGPQSRCLRPPYGATSSRVRKIIEEEMGLEIVMWGVDPRDWERPGVEKIQKRVLKNIWPGAIVLFHDGGGKRDQTVEAVDYLLTELGERGYKFVALDC, from the coding sequence TTGCCCCGGGGCGAGGAGCGGGCTGACCGATCGGCCACCCGGGTCGCGGAGGAAGGGGAGAAGGTCCTGTTCTTCACCTTCGACGACGGGCCGAGCGAGTACACGCCCAAGGTGTTGGACGTCCTCGCCAAGCACGACGCGCACGCGACCTTCTTCCTCGTCGGCGAGCAGGTGCGTGAGTACCCGGAGCTGGTCGAACGCATCCGGGCCGAGGGCCACACCATCGGCAATCACACGCTCGCGCACAAGTCGCTCCCGCATCTGTCGTCGGAGGAGGTCCGCGCGGCCGTCAAAGGCGGTCCGCAGTCCCGCTGCCTTCGGCCGCCCTACGGCGCCACGTCCTCTCGGGTCCGCAAGATCATCGAGGAGGAGATGGGCCTCGAGATCGTCATGTGGGGCGTCGACCCTCGCGACTGGGAGCGTCCGGGCGTCGAGAAGATCCAAAAGCGTGTCCTCAAGAACATCTGGCCCGGTGCCATCGTGCTGTTCCACGACGGCGGTGGCAAACGTGACCAGACGGTGGAGGCCGTGGACTATCTGCTGACCGAGCTCGGCGAGCGGGGATACAAGTTCGTGGCGTTGGACTGCTGA
- a CDS encoding ABC transporter substrate-binding protein, with protein MAQTKGVNRRDFLYSSAVVAGAIMLAGCSSSQTGGSSERQQSSRNGSGEVPKGSETTPLPPPQSFKEAPSLAEKVKAGELPPVEERLPERPYVVPHRWVEIGKYGGRLRMIMDSANSAAIKEYSYGHSLLRFLNDGLDIGPGLVESWESNEDASEWVFHFRKGLKWSDGTPWTTADIMYWWEDLVLNPDHPEVPPDDVRSGRDTIAKLTANDDYTLTMTFDAPAPITPERLAAWVNRGVGPMWMAPKHVLSKYHPKYNKEITRKDWATEHDKHLDWALQPGAPTMTGWMVKSYQEGRSVVLERNPYYYAVDREGNQLPYIDEIHISVVTEGEVQKLQMAEGRVDYVHGGHHPLGLNDISSLKQAEQRTGVKVLLWDSGSGTGSILFFNYDYPDEKLRTLIRNPKFRQALSYAINRPEARKAIYYDTGEVTTGTLSPKGLMFTINDEAQQKYVEWRDAYSAYDPEKAKAMLDELGVVDKDGDGKRELPDGSKLELILDYPADTAEEHRQKNEYVKRDWEAIGIATKMNPVPPEAFSDRWGRGELMTTTAWEVGDNHPLVYPGWVIPVETGHWAPLHGQAFILQTSDPKKLEDQAGIDPWKRTPPWILPEEGDPIDQLWKLYAQARVEPDQMKRIQLMWEIQKIHIEHGPFFYGIVANYPRIVLVREGLKNVPTRENLALGGWVNPWILPSPAVYDPETYFWENPEEHS; from the coding sequence ATGGCGCAAACCAAAGGAGTGAATCGGCGAGATTTCCTCTACAGCTCGGCGGTCGTCGCGGGGGCGATCATGCTGGCTGGCTGCTCCAGCAGCCAGACCGGTGGCAGCTCCGAGCGGCAGCAGAGCTCCCGCAATGGCTCCGGTGAGGTGCCCAAGGGATCGGAGACGACACCGCTTCCGCCGCCACAAAGCTTCAAGGAAGCGCCGTCACTCGCGGAGAAGGTGAAGGCGGGGGAGCTCCCGCCGGTCGAGGAGCGGCTCCCCGAGCGCCCCTACGTCGTGCCGCACCGTTGGGTCGAGATCGGCAAGTACGGCGGCCGGCTGAGAATGATCATGGACTCGGCCAACTCCGCCGCCATCAAGGAGTACTCGTACGGGCACTCGTTGTTGCGCTTCCTCAACGACGGCCTCGACATCGGCCCCGGTCTGGTCGAGAGCTGGGAGTCCAACGAGGACGCGTCGGAGTGGGTCTTCCACTTCCGCAAAGGGCTGAAGTGGTCGGACGGGACGCCGTGGACGACCGCCGACATCATGTACTGGTGGGAGGACCTCGTCCTCAACCCCGACCACCCCGAGGTGCCGCCGGACGACGTGCGCTCTGGGCGCGACACCATCGCCAAGCTCACCGCCAACGACGACTACACCTTGACGATGACGTTCGACGCGCCGGCGCCGATCACCCCCGAGCGTCTGGCGGCGTGGGTGAACCGCGGTGTCGGGCCGATGTGGATGGCGCCCAAGCACGTGCTGTCCAAGTACCACCCGAAGTACAACAAGGAGATCACGCGCAAGGACTGGGCCACCGAGCACGACAAGCACCTCGACTGGGCGTTGCAGCCGGGCGCGCCGACGATGACCGGCTGGATGGTGAAGTCCTACCAGGAGGGCCGCAGCGTCGTCCTCGAGCGGAACCCCTACTACTACGCCGTCGACCGGGAAGGGAACCAGCTCCCCTACATCGACGAGATCCACATCTCGGTCGTCACCGAAGGCGAGGTCCAGAAGCTCCAGATGGCCGAGGGCAGGGTCGACTACGTCCACGGAGGCCATCACCCCCTCGGCCTGAACGACATCTCCAGCCTCAAGCAGGCCGAGCAGCGCACCGGCGTCAAAGTCCTGTTGTGGGACAGCGGCTCTGGAACGGGGTCGATCCTGTTCTTCAACTACGACTATCCCGACGAGAAGCTCCGGACTCTGATCCGCAACCCGAAGTTCCGGCAGGCCCTGTCGTACGCGATCAACCGCCCGGAGGCGCGGAAGGCGATCTACTACGACACCGGCGAGGTGACGACCGGAACGCTGAGCCCCAAGGGCTTGATGTTCACGATCAACGACGAGGCTCAGCAGAAGTACGTCGAGTGGCGTGACGCCTACTCCGCCTACGATCCGGAGAAGGCCAAGGCGATGCTCGACGAGCTCGGCGTCGTCGACAAGGACGGCGACGGCAAGCGGGAGCTGCCCGACGGGTCCAAGCTGGAGCTCATCCTGGACTACCCCGCGGACACCGCCGAGGAGCACCGGCAGAAGAACGAGTACGTCAAGCGGGACTGGGAGGCCATCGGCATCGCGACGAAGATGAACCCTGTCCCGCCGGAGGCCTTCAGCGACCGCTGGGGGCGTGGGGAGCTCATGACGACGACCGCCTGGGAGGTGGGCGACAACCACCCGCTCGTCTACCCCGGGTGGGTGATCCCCGTCGAGACCGGGCACTGGGCTCCGCTGCACGGCCAGGCGTTCATCCTGCAGACCAGTGATCCGAAGAAGCTGGAGGATCAGGCCGGCATCGACCCGTGGAAGCGGACCCCGCCGTGGATCCTGCCGGAGGAGGGGGATCCGATCGACCAGCTGTGGAAGCTCTACGCCCAGGCGCGGGTCGAGCCGGACCAGATGAAGCGGATCCAGCTCATGTGGGAGATCCAGAAGATCCACATCGAGCACGGCCCGTTCTTCTACGGGATCGTGGCGAACTACCCACGGATCGTGCTGGTCCGCGAGGGGCTGAAGAACGTGCCGACCCGGGAGAACCTCGCGCTGGGTGGCTGGGTCAACCCGTGGATCCTGCCCTCACCCGCGGTCTACGACCCGGAGACCTACTTCTGGGAGAACCCGGAGGAGCACTCCTAA
- a CDS encoding glycoside hydrolase family 27 protein codes for MSDTSTTPELDLSLAATPPMGWNNWNATQDRPEFNEELVLATADFFVSSGLAEAGYRYVNLDDCWALPERDADGNLVPDPARFPNGIKALADYVHAKGLKLGIYTSAGTHTCSPIGFPGALDHEYQDAALFASYEVDYLKYDNCHNQGRDAVERYTTMRDALLATGRPIVYSICEWGQNKPWTWAKGVGHLWRTTGDIADTWESMLAIAKKNMTLAEYAGPGHWNDPDMLEVGNGGMTDVEYRTHFSLWAVMAAPLLIGTDLRRATSATMEILLNTELIAINQDPLGVQARIVTSYKGLHVLSKPLADGGRAVALFNENDSAAEISTTLLDIGLEPGQSVPVRDVWTHSETETADKISATVPPHGTVVYRVGPAS; via the coding sequence ATGTCCGACACCTCCACCACGCCGGAACTCGACCTGAGTCTCGCCGCCACACCGCCGATGGGGTGGAACAACTGGAACGCCACCCAGGACCGACCGGAGTTCAACGAGGAGCTGGTCCTCGCCACCGCCGACTTCTTCGTCTCCTCCGGACTCGCCGAGGCCGGCTACCGTTACGTCAACCTCGACGACTGCTGGGCCCTCCCCGAGCGGGACGCCGACGGCAACCTCGTCCCCGACCCGGCGCGCTTCCCGAACGGCATCAAGGCCCTGGCCGACTACGTGCACGCCAAGGGTCTCAAGCTCGGCATCTACACCAGCGCAGGCACCCACACCTGCAGTCCCATCGGGTTCCCGGGGGCGCTCGACCACGAGTACCAGGACGCCGCGCTGTTCGCGTCGTACGAGGTCGACTACCTCAAGTACGACAACTGCCACAACCAGGGTCGCGACGCCGTCGAGCGCTACACGACCATGCGAGACGCCCTCCTCGCCACCGGACGTCCCATCGTCTACAGCATCTGCGAGTGGGGTCAGAACAAGCCGTGGACGTGGGCCAAGGGTGTCGGCCACCTCTGGCGCACGACCGGCGACATCGCCGACACCTGGGAGAGCATGCTGGCGATCGCGAAGAAGAACATGACGCTCGCCGAGTACGCCGGCCCAGGCCACTGGAACGACCCCGACATGCTCGAGGTCGGCAACGGCGGCATGACCGATGTGGAGTACCGCACCCACTTCAGCCTGTGGGCCGTCATGGCGGCGCCGCTGCTCATCGGCACCGACCTCCGGCGAGCGACGTCGGCGACGATGGAGATCCTGCTCAACACCGAGCTGATCGCCATCAACCAGGACCCGCTCGGGGTGCAGGCCCGGATCGTCACGTCCTACAAGGGCCTGCACGTGCTGTCCAAGCCGCTCGCCGACGGCGGTCGTGCGGTCGCGTTGTTCAACGAGAACGACAGCGCCGCGGAGATCTCCACGACGCTGCTCGACATCGGGCTGGAGCCCGGCCAGTCGGTCCCAGTGCGTGACGTCTGGACCCACAGCGAGACCGAGACCGCCGACAAGATCTCGGCCACGGTGCCGCCTCACGGCACGGTCGTCTACCGGGTCGGCCCGGCCAGCTAG
- a CDS encoding PIG-L deacetylase family protein: protein MASVLPDSEISRVLVVAAHPDDIDFGAAGTVARWTDAGLDVVYCICTDGQAGGFDPTLPRSQIGAIRRAEQRAAAAQVGVRDVRFLGFVDGELEVTQDLIRALTKVIREVRPERMLIPSPERDWNLLPRSHPDHLAAGEAAIRAIYPAARNPFAFPDLAASGLAPWTVRETWLSAHPTANHAVDVTDTFDRKMAALLSHASQHPEPDQLEPRVRGWLAATAERMGLPRGRLAEEFFVVATG, encoded by the coding sequence ATGGCATCCGTGCTACCCGACTCAGAGATCTCTCGCGTTCTCGTCGTCGCGGCGCACCCTGACGACATCGACTTCGGCGCGGCGGGGACCGTCGCGCGCTGGACGGACGCCGGGCTAGACGTCGTCTACTGCATCTGCACCGACGGACAGGCCGGTGGCTTCGACCCGACGTTGCCGCGCTCCCAGATCGGCGCGATCCGCCGAGCCGAGCAACGAGCGGCCGCGGCCCAGGTGGGCGTGCGGGACGTCCGCTTCCTGGGCTTCGTCGACGGCGAGCTGGAAGTCACCCAGGACCTGATCCGCGCGCTCACCAAGGTCATCCGTGAGGTACGGCCCGAGCGCATGCTCATCCCCAGCCCGGAGCGCGACTGGAACCTGCTGCCGCGCAGTCACCCCGACCACCTCGCCGCGGGAGAGGCCGCCATCCGCGCGATCTACCCGGCCGCGCGTAACCCGTTCGCGTTCCCCGACCTGGCGGCGAGCGGTCTCGCACCGTGGACGGTTCGGGAGACGTGGCTGTCGGCGCACCCCACCGCCAACCACGCCGTCGACGTCACGGACACGTTCGACCGCAAGATGGCGGCGCTGCTGTCACACGCCAGCCAGCACCCGGAACCCGACCAGCTCGAGCCCCGGGTGCGCGGGTGGCTCGCCGCCACGGCCGAGCGCATGGGCCTTCCGCGCGGGCGGCTGGCCGAGGAGTTCTTCGTCGTCGCGACAGGATGA